Proteins from a single region of Caloramator sp. E03:
- a CDS encoding DHH family phosphoesterase, with the protein MDNKFKSFFPNTRVYMLIIAILILLILFLGHLYVGIACILMFGYLVFYNLRNNRLRKDEWKRFIEDVSENLDVAGRNTLSKIPMPLVIVNSEGQILWGNSLFTSIASKDIYSKNINVLIKDFNLNKILEKKIDVFEKVALDKKIFNILVSPIEINSNKQDTKYIVILYFVDKTDYYTISEMYSDKKTVVALVECDNYDEVVKSTEEQNRPALIAEIDKRINAFASSLEGFIRKYDDNKYIIVFENRYLSQLIERKFDILDAIREIDIGNKMPVTLSIGIGKNADTFYNVHQYAVAAKDLALGRGGDQAVIKDGDRLSFYGGKSKEVEKKTRVKARVIAHAISELIDQSSEVIIMGHDTPDIDSIGAAIGMYRGCRQRGKNAYIFLNKPDSSAERLVDLFVKSKDHQGIFVNKENAFSKITKNPLLVLVDVHRKSFVECKEMLDRINNIIIIDHHRKSVDFIDNATISYIEPYASSASELVTEILQYLIEKPKLLDIETQALMAGIYVDTKNFTFKTGVRTFEAAGFLKRLGADLIEVRKLFADDFETYQERAKLISSAKIKNGIAVVIQGNPVKNSIIIPQAADELLKINGIEASFVMASLGNEIMISGRSLGDINVQLILESMGGGGHMTIAGAKLTDVTINEAEKMLYNAIDNYLKESDKK; encoded by the coding sequence ATGGATAATAAATTTAAAAGTTTTTTTCCTAACACAAGAGTGTATATGCTTATAATAGCTATTCTTATTTTATTGATACTTTTTTTAGGTCACCTATATGTTGGAATTGCATGTATTTTAATGTTTGGATATCTTGTATTTTACAACTTGAGGAATAACAGGCTAAGAAAAGATGAATGGAAGAGGTTCATAGAGGATGTTTCGGAAAATCTTGACGTTGCAGGAAGGAACACACTATCCAAAATTCCTATGCCTCTTGTTATAGTAAATAGTGAAGGTCAAATATTATGGGGTAATAGCCTTTTTACATCTATTGCTTCTAAGGATATTTACAGTAAAAATATAAATGTACTCATAAAGGATTTTAATCTTAATAAAATACTTGAAAAGAAAATAGATGTATTTGAGAAGGTGGCTTTAGATAAGAAGATATTTAATATTCTTGTAAGCCCTATTGAGATAAATAGTAATAAACAGGATACGAAATACATTGTTATTCTTTATTTTGTTGACAAAACTGATTATTATACTATCTCAGAAATGTATAGCGATAAAAAAACTGTTGTTGCTCTTGTCGAATGTGATAACTATGATGAAGTTGTAAAAAGTACAGAAGAGCAAAACAGACCAGCACTTATTGCTGAGATAGACAAACGAATAAATGCTTTTGCCAGTTCTCTTGAAGGTTTTATTAGAAAATATGATGATAATAAATATATTATTGTTTTTGAAAATAGGTATTTAAGCCAACTTATAGAGAGAAAGTTTGATATACTTGATGCTATAAGAGAGATAGATATTGGAAATAAAATGCCTGTTACATTAAGTATAGGAATTGGTAAGAATGCAGATACATTTTATAATGTTCATCAATATGCAGTTGCAGCAAAGGATCTTGCGCTTGGACGTGGAGGAGATCAGGCTGTTATAAAAGATGGAGATAGGCTTTCATTCTATGGAGGAAAAAGCAAGGAAGTTGAGAAGAAAACAAGAGTAAAGGCACGAGTTATAGCTCATGCAATTTCAGAACTTATAGATCAAAGCAGTGAAGTTATAATAATGGGACATGATACTCCAGATATAGATAGTATTGGTGCAGCTATTGGTATGTATAGAGGATGCAGACAAAGAGGCAAAAATGCATATATATTTTTAAATAAACCTGACAGCTCTGCTGAAAGATTAGTTGATTTATTTGTAAAAAGTAAAGACCATCAAGGAATTTTTGTTAATAAGGAAAATGCTTTTTCTAAAATCACTAAAAATCCTCTTTTAGTATTAGTTGACGTTCATAGAAAAAGTTTTGTAGAATGCAAAGAGATGCTTGATAGAATAAATAACATAATAATAATAGATCACCATAGAAAAAGTGTTGATTTTATAGATAATGCCACTATATCATATATAGAGCCTTACGCATCATCAGCAAGTGAGCTTGTGACAGAGATTTTACAGTATCTTATTGAGAAACCAAAGCTTCTTGATATAGAAACACAGGCTTTAATGGCTGGAATTTACGTTGATACAAAGAACTTTACATTTAAAACAGGAGTTAGAACTTTTGAAGCAGCTGGTTTTTTAAAGAGGCTTGGTGCTGATTTGATTGAGGTTAGAAAGCTTTTTGCGGATGATTTTGAAACTTATCAAGAAAGAGCAAAACTAATATCGAGTGCAAAGATTAAAAATGGAATTGCTGTTGTTATTCAAGGAAATCCAGTTAAAAATAGCATAATAATACCTCAAGCTGCAGATGAACTTTTAAAGATAAATGGAATTGAAGCATCCTTTGTTATGGCATCCTTAGGAAATGAAATAATGATTAGTGGAAGGTCCCTTGGAGATATAAATGTACAACTTATACTTGAAAGTATGGGTGGAGGAGGCCACATGACTATAGCAGGGGCCAAGCTTACAGATGTTACAATTAATGAAGCAGAAAAAATGCTTTATAATGCAATAGATAATTACTTAAAGGAGAGTGACAAAAAATGA
- the rplI gene encoding 50S ribosomal protein L9 gives MKVILKQDVKGLGKKGDIVNASDGYARNFLFPKNLAMEATEGTIKDYQIKKESEAKKKLKELQEAQELAKKISQLTLTLKVKAGENGKLFGSITSKDISEALKNQYGYQIDKKKIVLNEAIKVAGSYDVEVKIYPEVSAKLKVTIVQD, from the coding sequence ATGAAAGTTATTTTAAAACAAGATGTTAAAGGTCTTGGTAAAAAAGGTGATATTGTAAATGCTTCCGATGGATATGCAAGAAATTTTCTTTTTCCTAAAAACCTTGCAATGGAAGCTACTGAAGGAACTATAAAAGATTATCAAATAAAAAAAGAAAGTGAAGCTAAAAAGAAATTAAAGGAATTGCAAGAGGCACAGGAACTTGCTAAAAAGATTTCACAGCTTACCTTAACATTAAAAGTTAAGGCAGGAGAGAATGGTAAACTTTTTGGCTCAATAACTTCAAAGGATATTTCTGAAGCATTAAAAAACCAGTACGGATATCAAATAGACAAGAAGAAGATAGTGCTAAATGAAGCAATTAAAGTTGCAGGAAGCTATGATGTTGAAGTAAAAATATATCCTGAGGTTAGTGCAAAGTTAAAAGTAACAATTGTTCAGGATTAG
- the lonC gene encoding Lon family ATP-dependent protease, which translates to MKKVVTVEAKNVDEVLNDAYNTLFYQVDEIFELIKRIWGEEYISSAIESEGLSENIKSENIEDRIYVLQKLILKKDSYIDDPIYVMECIKKELAKLIAKANLENELEIEVENYLKDKQDKLIDEIKLNIIKKRKGKENKNTFKKLIYLQKLDTIKLSKSAMELLRPTNIDEIIGQKKAVASVLSKLASPFPQHIILYGPPGVGKTTTARIALDIAKQLKSTPFRKDAPFIEVNGTTIRWDPREITNPLLGSVHDPIYQGSKRDLAETGIPEPKIGLVTQAHGGVLFIDEIGELDLELQFKLLKVLEDKKVEFSSSYYDPDDENIPAYIKKLFEEGAPADFILIGATTREPHEINPALRSRCAEVYFEPLRKKDIQNIVLNAAKKLKIGIDDKVAEIISQYTIEGRKAVNILADVYGHVIYKRGEENLRITCEDLYEVISLSRLLPYNKIKGRSEYEIGKVFGLGVSGFVGSTIEIEAVAFERTCGGGTIRFNDTAGSMAKDSVFNAASVIRSITGKDISNYDIHVNVIGGGRIDGPSAGVAIAVATLSAITKKPVRQDVAITGEISILGHVKPVGSVIEKIYGASQAGIKKVIIPFENFKEISLEDEEIEIIPVKNIDEVLKVIF; encoded by the coding sequence GTGAAAAAAGTAGTAACAGTCGAAGCAAAAAATGTGGATGAAGTATTAAACGATGCATACAATACGCTGTTTTATCAAGTAGATGAAATATTTGAATTGATAAAGAGAATTTGGGGTGAAGAATATATTTCCTCGGCAATAGAATCAGAAGGGCTCAGTGAAAATATTAAAAGTGAAAACATTGAGGATAGGATATATGTTCTTCAAAAGCTTATTTTGAAAAAGGATAGTTATATTGACGATCCTATATATGTTATGGAATGTATTAAAAAAGAATTAGCTAAATTAATTGCTAAAGCTAATTTAGAAAATGAGCTTGAAATTGAAGTTGAAAATTACCTTAAAGATAAACAGGACAAGCTTATTGATGAGATAAAGCTAAATATAATAAAAAAGAGAAAGGGAAAAGAAAATAAAAATACTTTTAAAAAGCTTATATACCTTCAAAAGCTTGATACAATAAAGCTTTCAAAATCAGCAATGGAACTTTTAAGACCGACAAATATAGATGAGATTATTGGTCAGAAAAAGGCTGTGGCTTCGGTTTTATCAAAACTTGCTTCACCATTTCCACAGCATATAATTTTATATGGCCCTCCAGGCGTAGGCAAGACAACTACTGCAAGGATTGCATTAGATATTGCAAAACAACTAAAATCAACTCCGTTTAGAAAAGATGCCCCTTTTATTGAAGTTAATGGAACTACAATAAGATGGGATCCAAGGGAAATTACAAATCCTCTTTTAGGATCTGTTCATGATCCTATATATCAAGGCTCAAAAAGGGATCTTGCAGAAACTGGTATACCAGAACCTAAAATAGGGCTTGTTACACAGGCTCATGGAGGGGTTTTGTTTATTGATGAGATAGGAGAACTTGATTTAGAACTTCAATTTAAACTATTAAAAGTATTAGAAGATAAAAAAGTAGAGTTTTCATCATCTTACTATGATCCTGATGATGAAAATATTCCAGCTTATATAAAGAAGTTATTTGAGGAAGGAGCACCGGCTGATTTTATATTGATAGGTGCTACAACAAGGGAACCTCATGAGATAAATCCAGCATTAAGGTCAAGATGTGCTGAGGTTTATTTTGAGCCTTTAAGGAAAAAGGACATACAAAATATTGTTTTAAATGCAGCGAAAAAGTTAAAAATAGGAATAGATGATAAAGTTGCGGAAATCATAAGCCAATATACCATTGAAGGAAGAAAAGCTGTAAATATACTTGCAGATGTATATGGTCATGTGATTTATAAAAGAGGAGAAGAAAACCTTAGAATAACCTGTGAGGATTTATATGAAGTTATATCACTATCAAGGCTCCTCCCTTATAATAAAATAAAAGGCAGAAGTGAATATGAGATTGGAAAAGTTTTTGGTCTTGGTGTCAGCGGATTTGTAGGTTCAACAATTGAAATAGAAGCAGTTGCTTTTGAAAGAACATGTGGAGGCGGAACCATTAGGTTTAATGATACAGCAGGTTCTATGGCAAAGGACTCGGTATTTAATGCCGCATCAGTAATAAGAAGCATTACAGGAAAAGATATTTCAAATTATGACATACATGTAAATGTTATTGGAGGAGGAAGGATTGATGGGCCTTCTGCAGGAGTTGCAATTGCAGTTGCAACTTTAAGTGCAATAACAAAAAAACCTGTAAGGCAGGATGTTGCAATTACAGGAGAAATATCTATTTTAGGGCATGTAAAACCAGTAGGGTCAGTAATTGAAAAAATATATGGTGCAAGTCAGGCAGGTATTAAAAAAGTTATAATCCCCTTTGAGAATTTTAAAGAAATATCTTTAGAAGATGAGGAGATAGAAATAATACCTGTAAAAAATATAGATGAAGTCCTCAAAGTTATCTTTTAG
- a CDS encoding replicative DNA helicase — translation MEGVRVLPHNIEAEQAVLGAMLLDKEAIAAAAEILSGDEFYKESHKILFETIVEIFNRDEPVDVVTLVDILKSRNHLEVVGGVSYISSLAASVPTTTNVKYYAKIVEEKSILRRLIFASNGIIEKCYTQQEDVEEVLGTAEKSIFDISQKKGHQDFEHLSTIITRSFDEFERLYKNKGQITGIPTGFTELDRKTSGLQKSDFILVAARPSMGKTAFALNIALNAALRAGKSVAIFSLEMSKEQLAYRMLCSEANVDMLKLRTGDLEEDDWIRLARAAGPMANAKIYIDDTPGISIVEMRSKCRRLKIESGLDLILIDYLQLMSGSGKSDNRQQEVSEISRSLKALAKEMEAPVISLSQLSRAPEARADHRPILSDLRESGSIEQDADIVMFLYRDEYYNKETDKKGIAEVIIAKQRNGPTGTTELAWLGQYTKFGNLDRYHSN, via the coding sequence ATGGAAGGAGTTAGGGTGCTTCCGCATAATATTGAGGCTGAACAGGCAGTATTGGGAGCTATGCTTCTTGATAAGGAGGCAATAGCTGCAGCAGCTGAAATTTTATCAGGGGATGAGTTTTATAAAGAATCTCATAAAATATTATTTGAAACGATAGTTGAGATATTCAATAGGGACGAACCAGTTGATGTTGTTACTTTAGTTGATATTTTAAAAAGTAGGAATCATCTTGAAGTTGTTGGAGGAGTCTCCTACATTTCATCTCTTGCAGCTTCTGTTCCTACAACAACCAATGTAAAATATTATGCTAAGATAGTTGAGGAAAAAAGTATACTACGAAGGCTTATATTTGCATCAAATGGGATTATAGAAAAATGCTATACACAACAGGAAGATGTTGAAGAGGTATTAGGAACTGCTGAAAAAAGCATTTTTGATATTTCACAAAAAAAAGGTCATCAGGACTTTGAACATTTAAGTACAATTATTACAAGAAGTTTTGATGAATTTGAAAGGCTATATAAAAATAAAGGTCAAATAACAGGAATTCCTACAGGTTTTACAGAGCTTGATAGAAAAACATCAGGACTTCAAAAAAGTGATTTTATACTGGTAGCAGCAAGACCTTCAATGGGAAAAACAGCATTTGCTCTTAACATAGCACTTAATGCAGCTTTAAGAGCAGGAAAAAGCGTTGCGATATTTAGCCTTGAAATGTCAAAAGAGCAACTGGCATATAGAATGCTTTGTTCAGAGGCTAATGTAGATATGCTTAAACTTAGAACAGGAGATCTTGAAGAAGATGATTGGATAAGGCTTGCGAGAGCAGCAGGCCCTATGGCCAATGCTAAGATATATATTGATGATACCCCTGGGATATCAATAGTTGAAATGAGATCAAAATGTAGAAGGCTTAAAATTGAAAGTGGGCTTGATCTTATTTTAATAGATTATCTTCAATTAATGTCTGGCAGTGGTAAAAGCGATAATAGACAGCAGGAAGTATCAGAAATATCAAGATCACTAAAAGCACTTGCAAAGGAAATGGAAGCACCAGTAATATCTTTATCTCAGCTTTCACGTGCTCCTGAGGCAAGAGCAGATCACAGACCAATCTTGTCAGACCTTAGAGAGTCAGGTTCAATAGAGCAGGATGCAGATATTGTTATGTTTTTATATAGAGATGAGTATTACAATAAGGAAACGGATAAAAAAGGTATTGCAGAGGTTATTATAGCAAAGCAAAGAAATGGTCCAACAGGAACAACAGAGTTAGCATGGCTTGGTCAATATACTAAATTTGGCAACCTTGACAGATATCATAGCAATTAA
- a CDS encoding ISL3 family transposase — translation MLKYNFINNLLNLKDVFVKNVVNKDDFIEIFVETKKKPHVCPVCGYTTSKVHDYRKQRIKDVPIQFKKTFIILRKRRLVCSECGKRFYEKLDFLPRYHRMTNRLSFFIINELSNVNSMKHVSLKANVSTHTVKRIFDTVSYTAYSLPEVISIDEFKGNSGGSKYHCILVDPVNHKVIDIIKDRRFHILSDYFRNFKNRDKVKYVVIDMWSQYADIAKTYFKNATIIIDKFHFMRYNTWAIENVRKRIQKNMDKKLRRYYKKSRKLILARKDSLDEDSKRQLEIMLLYNDELRHAHYLKESFYKISDARSASEAKILLKEWIEIARKSGIKEYISCAETLSRWFKEIVNSFDVPYTNGCVEGFNNKIKVIKRNAFGFRNFNRFRNRILHCCK, via the coding sequence GTGCTTAAGTATAATTTTATCAACAATTTACTAAACTTAAAAGATGTTTTTGTAAAAAACGTTGTTAATAAAGATGATTTTATTGAGATATTTGTTGAAACTAAAAAGAAACCACATGTTTGTCCAGTTTGTGGCTATACTACATCTAAAGTTCATGATTACAGAAAACAAAGAATTAAAGATGTACCCATTCAGTTTAAAAAAACTTTTATCATTCTTAGAAAAAGGAGATTAGTATGCTCAGAATGCGGTAAGCGCTTTTATGAAAAGCTAGATTTTCTTCCACGCTATCATAGAATGACAAACCGCTTATCTTTCTTCATAATTAACGAACTATCTAATGTTAATAGCATGAAGCATGTTTCCTTAAAAGCCAATGTTTCCACCCATACTGTAAAACGCATTTTTGATACTGTTAGTTATACTGCGTATTCTTTGCCTGAAGTTATATCTATTGATGAATTTAAAGGTAATTCTGGTGGCTCAAAATATCACTGTATATTAGTTGATCCTGTTAATCATAAAGTAATTGATATTATTAAAGATAGACGATTTCATATCCTTTCGGATTACTTTAGAAATTTTAAAAACAGGGATAAGGTAAAATATGTAGTTATTGATATGTGGAGTCAATATGCTGACATTGCTAAAACATACTTTAAAAATGCAACTATCATCATAGATAAGTTCCACTTTATGCGCTACAACACCTGGGCTATAGAAAACGTTAGAAAGCGCATTCAAAAGAATATGGATAAGAAACTAAGGCGATATTACAAAAAAAGTCGAAAACTCATTCTTGCTAGAAAAGATTCCTTAGATGAAGACTCTAAGAGACAACTTGAAATTATGCTTTTATACAATGATGAATTAAGACATGCCCATTACCTTAAGGAATCCTTTTACAAAATTTCAGATGCAAGGTCTGCTTCTGAAGCAAAAATATTACTAAAGGAATGGATTGAGATAGCAAGAAAAAGCGGTATAAAAGAATATATTTCATGTGCAGAAACTTTAAGCAGGTGGTTTAAGGAAATAGTTAATTCCTTTGATGTTCCTTATACGAATGGATGTGTTGAAGGTTTTAACAACAAGATTAAAGTTATTAAAAGAAATGCGTTTGGGTTCAGAAATTTTAACAGGTTTAGAAATAGAATTCTGCATTGTTGCAAGTAA
- a CDS encoding NCS2 family permease, whose translation MSTKTQTAKANLNNKGFFDRYFKLKENNTSVKTEVIAGITTFLTMAYIIAVNPSFLSTTGMDKGALVTATCIAAGVTTIIMGFYANLPFALASGMGLNAFFAFTVCGVMKVSWKVALTAVFIEGIIFIILSLTKVRELVVNAIPNSLKLAVSAGIGLFIAFIGFEDAKMIVLNEATLVTLGKIADPRVIICLVGIIIIGVLVHKNVKGAILWGIITCSVIAWIYAIIIGPENASKLYDIHLPSAAFSVYGIGPIAGKFDFSFLKDSRALLNFLSIMITFLFVDFFDTVGTLVGVASKANMFDKNGKVLRADRALLTDAIGTTLGACVGVSTVTTYVESSAGVVEGGRTGLTAVVTGVLFLLSIVLAPIFMAIPGCATAPALIIVGLFMLQNVIKIDFFDYTEAIPAFLAIILMPLTYSIANGLMFGIVSYVVFNFLGGKKEKISPTMYILAILFILKMIFM comes from the coding sequence TTGAGTACAAAAACTCAGACGGCTAAAGCAAATTTAAACAACAAGGGATTCTTTGACAGGTACTTTAAGCTTAAAGAAAATAACACTTCGGTTAAGACAGAAGTTATTGCAGGTATAACTACTTTTCTTACTATGGCTTATATTATAGCTGTAAACCCATCTTTTTTATCAACGACTGGAATGGACAAGGGTGCTTTGGTTACTGCAACCTGTATTGCAGCAGGAGTTACAACTATAATAATGGGCTTTTATGCTAATCTTCCTTTTGCTCTTGCATCAGGTATGGGTCTTAATGCTTTCTTTGCTTTTACTGTTTGTGGTGTTATGAAGGTTTCATGGAAAGTGGCATTAACGGCTGTATTTATTGAAGGTATAATATTTATAATTTTATCTCTTACAAAGGTTAGAGAACTTGTTGTAAATGCTATACCAAATTCCTTAAAGCTTGCGGTAAGTGCAGGTATAGGGCTTTTTATTGCATTTATTGGATTTGAAGATGCTAAAATGATTGTTCTTAATGAAGCAACCCTTGTAACACTTGGTAAAATTGCAGATCCAAGGGTTATAATATGTCTTGTTGGTATTATAATAATTGGAGTACTTGTTCATAAAAATGTAAAAGGCGCTATACTATGGGGAATTATTACTTGTTCGGTAATAGCTTGGATTTATGCAATAATAATCGGCCCTGAAAATGCATCAAAGCTTTATGATATACATCTTCCTTCAGCAGCTTTTTCAGTTTATGGAATAGGACCTATTGCAGGAAAATTTGATTTTTCATTTTTAAAGGACAGCAGAGCTTTATTAAATTTTCTTTCAATTATGATTACCTTCTTGTTTGTTGATTTCTTTGATACAGTTGGAACCCTTGTTGGAGTAGCTTCAAAGGCAAATATGTTTGATAAAAATGGGAAAGTTTTAAGGGCAGATAGAGCACTTTTAACTGATGCAATAGGTACAACCCTTGGAGCATGTGTAGGTGTTTCAACTGTTACAACATATGTCGAAAGTTCTGCTGGAGTAGTTGAAGGAGGAAGAACAGGACTTACAGCTGTTGTTACAGGAGTTTTATTTCTTCTTTCAATAGTTTTAGCACCTATATTTATGGCAATACCAGGATGCGCTACAGCACCAGCTCTTATAATAGTTGGACTTTTTATGCTTCAAAATGTTATCAAAATAGATTTCTTTGATTATACTGAGGCAATACCTGCATTTTTGGCAATAATACTTATGCCATTAACCTATAGCATAGCAAATGGACTTATGTTTGGTATTGTATCTTATGTTGTATTTAACTTTCTTGGAGGTAAAAAAGAAAAAATATCTCCAACAATGTATATTCTTGCTATATTATTCATATTAAAAATGATATTTATGTAA
- the ade gene encoding adenine deaminase has product MNTNKKQIDMALGKEKAEIVLKNGFVIDVFNEDIFKADVAIAEGKIIGIGEYDGIKEIDCSGKYISPGFIDSHVHIESSKVIPNTFSLELLKRGVTTCIADPHEIANVLGIEGIKFMIENSKQAAIDIFFMMPSCVPATEFEDSGAVLRAEDLKIFKCYKEVLGLGEVMDVYSAINFKEDMIEKINTYSDKKIDGHCPLIDEKSLNAYMLLGVCTDHECFGIEEALDKIRKGMYVMIREGSAARNLKGLIGAINDKNFRRFLFCTDDKSILDIVKEGSIDYNIKKAIEYKVDPIKAITIATLNAAQCYGLKNKGAIAIGYDADIVILDNLYSIKINAVLRKGKINPEVKNFDSIDIKNSMNIDYITEDKLKIKYDAKNIDVIKVIKGSLITEKVKRNVVLKDGYIDSIEGEDILKIGVFERHKNTGKFSLGFIEGLGLKGCSIAQTIAHDSHNIIVVGDNDADITFAVNSLIDIGGGIVAVSRGRIIGKISLPVGGLMTTDSIDKVVYNLENLYASVKRFLIDKNIDVFLTLSFMALPVIPKFKITPRGLYDFENGF; this is encoded by the coding sequence ATGAATACAAATAAAAAACAGATAGACATGGCACTTGGAAAAGAAAAGGCAGAAATTGTACTAAAGAATGGTTTTGTAATAGATGTATTTAATGAGGATATTTTTAAAGCTGATGTTGCAATAGCAGAGGGTAAAATAATTGGTATTGGAGAATATGATGGTATAAAAGAGATTGATTGCAGTGGCAAATATATTTCACCTGGATTTATAGACTCTCATGTTCATATAGAGTCTTCAAAGGTTATTCCTAACACTTTTTCTTTAGAACTTTTAAAAAGGGGAGTTACAACATGTATTGCAGATCCTCACGAAATTGCAAATGTGCTTGGCATTGAAGGAATTAAATTCATGATTGAAAATTCAAAACAGGCAGCTATAGATATATTTTTTATGATGCCCTCCTGTGTCCCAGCAACGGAATTTGAAGATAGTGGAGCAGTTCTTAGAGCAGAAGACTTAAAAATATTTAAATGTTATAAAGAGGTTTTAGGTCTTGGGGAAGTTATGGATGTTTATTCAGCAATAAATTTTAAAGAGGATATGATTGAAAAAATAAATACTTATAGTGATAAAAAAATAGATGGTCACTGCCCTTTAATAGATGAAAAAAGCCTAAATGCTTATATGCTGTTAGGAGTATGTACAGATCATGAATGTTTTGGTATTGAAGAGGCTTTAGATAAAATTAGAAAAGGAATGTATGTAATGATAAGAGAAGGCTCTGCTGCAAGAAATTTAAAAGGTCTGATAGGAGCTATAAACGATAAGAACTTTAGAAGGTTTTTATTTTGTACTGATGATAAAAGCATTTTAGATATTGTAAAGGAGGGTTCAATAGATTATAACATAAAAAAAGCAATAGAGTATAAAGTGGATCCTATAAAGGCAATTACAATAGCAACATTAAATGCAGCCCAGTGCTATGGATTAAAAAATAAAGGAGCTATTGCAATAGGCTATGATGCTGATATTGTTATACTTGATAATCTCTATAGTATAAAAATAAATGCAGTTTTAAGAAAAGGGAAAATTAATCCAGAGGTTAAGAATTTTGATTCAATAGATATAAAAAATTCTATGAATATTGATTATATTACAGAGGATAAACTTAAAATTAAATATGATGCAAAAAATATTGATGTTATAAAGGTAATCAAAGGTTCTTTAATTACAGAAAAAGTTAAAAGGAATGTTGTTTTAAAGGATGGATATATAGATAGCATTGAGGGTGAAGATATTTTAAAGATAGGAGTATTTGAAAGACATAAAAATACAGGAAAATTTTCTTTAGGATTTATAGAGGGATTAGGGCTTAAAGGCTGTTCAATTGCACAAACTATAGCCCATGATAGCCATAATATAATAGTTGTTGGAGATAATGATGCTGATATAACCTTTGCAGTAAACAGCCTTATAGATATAGGAGGAGGAATAGTTGCAGTTTCAAGAGGCAGGATAATAGGTAAGATAAGCTTACCTGTTGGAGGGCTTATGACAACAGATTCAATAGATAAAGTAGTTTATAATTTGGAAAATCTATATGCATCAGTAAAAAGGTTTTTAATAGATAAGAATATAGACGTATTCTTGACTTTATCCTTTATGGCACTACCAGTGATACCAAAGTTTAAAATAACTCCAAGAGGACTTTATGATTTTGAAAATGGATTTTAA